One window of the Anopheles cruzii chromosome 2, idAnoCruzAS_RS32_06, whole genome shotgun sequence genome contains the following:
- the LOC128278297 gene encoding rab proteins geranylgeranyltransferase component A — translation MEEDLPAEFDLIVIGTGLTESIIAAAASRIGKTVLHLDSNDYYGGYWASFNFESFRKYLRSDEQKPEPVEAPVQQDFLLLRRQPTAVQNGREQWYDFKGHGDVDGWNQERIEQEFRRFNIDLTPKLMYARGSLVELLISSNICRYAEFRALDRVATVWEGRIMTVPCSRSDVFTSKDVNVIEKRLLMKFLQSCAAYDDGSEGEDHLEGGGVPEDKTFLEHLQSHKLTPNLIHYVLYAIAMGDDRTGCREGMAGVKKFLMSLGHYGNSPFLFPVYGCGEIPQCFCRLCAVFGGIYCLNKAIGGIQLSREATERSYESVKCGKQNIKSKDLVVGQGYLGCEVFLHDKGSVKKRSSVCGKLARAVILTNVPFGGVSQNPGGGGVAIMKLPPVDGQPAGATILQLAHSSGTCPKEIFLIHITSVAVTENPESDLKPYVKQILSNEYPKATESTVTPENASAEPIENTVSTILYEAYFNIPTCGVCEQATDGSLPAGIHLTCGPFHELDYDQSIQQAKTIFLELYPDEEFLPRAPDPEEIIIGEEEPVQAQADTSLLDDGAPIDNASECRDTESDSGLALEAKEEAVDKAEECTESK, via the exons ATGGAAGAGGACCTTCCGGCGGAGTTCGATCTAATCGTGATAGGAACGG GCCTAACGGAATCGATCATTGCTGCTGCGGCAAGTCGAATCGGAAAAACGGTTCTGCATCTGGACTCCAATGATTACTACGGCGGTTATTGGGCATCGTTTAACTTCGAATCATTCCGGAAGTACCTCCGTTCCGATGAACAAAAACCGGAGCCTGTGGAAGCTCCGGTTCAACAGGACTTTCTTCTGCTCCGCCGCCAACCAACGGCCGTACAGAATGGTCGCGAACAGTGGTACGATTTCAAGGGCCACGGTGACGTGGATGGTTGGAACCAGGAGCGGATTGAGCAAGAGTTTCGCCGTTTTAACATCGATTTGACACCAAAGTTAATGTATGCTCGCGGATCGCTCGTGGAGTTGCTTATATCTTCCAATATTTGCCGATATGCCGAGTTCCGGGCTCTCGATCGGGTCGCCACGGTTTGGGAGGGCCGCATCATGACCGTTCCCTGTTCACGGTCGGACGTCTTCACCAGCAAAGACGTGAATGTAATTGAAAAGCGCCTGTTGATGAAGTTCCTTCAAAGTTGTGCTGCTTATGATGACGGAAGTGAGGGAGAGGACCACCTGGAGGGTGGCGGCGTGCCGGAGGATAAAACTTTTCTGGAACACCTGCAGAGCCACAAACTGACTCCGAATCTGATTCACTACGTGCTGTACGCGATAGCGATGGGAGATGATCGCACGGGTTGTCGCGAGGGGATGGCAGGTGTGAAGAAGTTCCTCATGAGCCTTGGCCACTACGGTAACAGCCCGTTTCTTTTCCCTGTGTACGGGTGCGGGGAGATTCCACAATGCTTTTGCAGATTGTgtgccgttttcggtggcaTTTATTGTTTGAACAAAGCGATTGGCGGTATTCAGTTGAGCAGGGAAGCGACGGAACGGAGCTACGAATCGGTCAAATGTGGCAAGCAGAACATCAAATCAAAAGATTTAGTCGTCGGACAAGGATACTTGGGGTGTGAAGTGTTTTTGCACGATAAAGGCAGTGTAAAAAAACGCAGCTCGGTTTGTGGAAAACTGGCGCGAGCCGTCATACTAACGAATGTGCCTTTTGGAGGAGTTTCACAAAATCCCGGAGGAGGTGGAGTGGCGATTATGAAGCTACCACCGGTTGACGGGCAGCCGGCGGGGGCCACGATACTACAGCTGGCGCATTCCAGTGGCACTTGTCCCAAAGAAATTT TTCTAATCCACATAACATCGGTAGCTGTAACGGAAAATCCTGAAAGCGACCTCAAACCTTATGTGAAACAAATTCTCAGCAACGAGTATCCCAAAGCAACCGAATCGACCGTGACGCCGGAAAATGCCTCAGCGGAGCCGATTGAAAACACGGTGTCGACCATTTTGTACGAGGCATACTTTAATATTCCAACCTGTGGCGTATGCGAACAGGCAACCGATGGGTCTCTTCCAGCCGGCATACATTTAACCTGTGGCCCGTTCCATGAGCTCGACTACGATCAGAGCATTCAGCAAGCGAAAACAATCTTCCTAGAGCTGTACCCCGACGAGGAGTTCTTGCCACGggcaccggacccggaagagATCATCATTGGTGAGGAGGAACCGGTTCAAGCACAGGCGGATACATCGCTGCTAGATGATGGCGCACCGATTGACAATGCGAGCGAGTGTCGTGATACGGAATCGGATTCTGGGCTCGCACTGGAAGCTAAGGAAGAAGCTGTTGATAAGGCTGAAGAGTGCACTGAATCGAAGTGA
- the LOC128267947 gene encoding WD repeat-containing protein 19, which produces MSSEKVLFRHEEPHGQGDVYFLWQTGASGQLLASTGSDGTVAIYNRQGQLQERIVLQGLCAGFAWDRDGDVLAMITANSPQLIIWDSNAQRKQTIDIGLRDLPSCIIWSKKIALLAVGTSRGNLSIYNHITTKRIPILGKHTKRITCGAWSTENVLALGSDDKYLTLSNEEGDTLRSVQLRDCPSDMHFAEMKTDERVPGENTISMILGRRTLFLYHLPEPDSPTELGFQLRYGSLLQHKWFADGYILLGFSQGHVVAISTHPREVGQELWQVKNHRDSLNSIAVCKELELIASCGDNNVKVHSMSNLQETVKILTLPDQPALKHVEWSADGQLLGVTTSQGAICVFVTKLHSLFAIAPPRIALLSSLAEIAIHHYAPDRTKAPPVLVTLEIEPSFLAIGPYHMACGMNNHAWFYDLGRSIGDNPLLLGDREYMSEIKQVALCSEYCAVLCGGQIMLHPVEATNELTQNREPKIFPDEVRGMAESVITCLGLTNEFLCFATDLGSVVYFSLESWSTVVQFRHPVGVRAIYPDVDGTRLIFIDDHSHGYLFVPASEETLRIPEFPKHCNGVLWDCSQSHIFVAFDHNSCTTYTFVRVSVRGKFVECVGTTSLISDQRPLLLYDGDLCLHGSAGKLTSILLDTHANKPGRDVKEQLRTAKMLRKYADAWELCKLLNDDDEWKQLGMMAIADLNVSFATRVFRNIGDVAMVYALEDICQIEDLNTLAGFCAVLLDQIDEAKALFAKSGNPSEALELCRDLLQWEQAMALATTLAPDQLPFLAREYGAQLEFTGSHAEALMNFERGLKNGDPLVDGSLNAKPTSAKQSSQQQQHQQHLKLCKAGIARTSIKCDDVRRGLQLAFELNDKQLYNECGEAMLTGGHLGEAATMLEKGENWDKAAELFIQLKQWKQVENILPKVTSLKLHATYARAKEVEGHYAEAISSYQLAGDLDSVVRIYLDHLSDPHAASEILLETRSIEGSKLLAKYFEQHGDYESAIQFLALCGCITEAFTIAQKQNKIRYYGEVLEQSSCAKAPDFLLLAGYFEGEKYTLLAGKYYFLGKEFSRALKLLLKAASVGSEENAALSLAIDCVASAGDEKLSNQLIEFLLGESDGVPKDPKLLFRLYMAKRQFKEAAKAAMIIANQEQIAGNYRSAHDLLFSMYQELRRNNLAISTDMRNTLSLLHRYTLVRIHVKRGNHLLAAKLLLQVAKSISQFPSHVVPILTSTVIECHRTGLRKSAFEYAVMLMRSEFRGQIDSKYAKKIESIVRKAPRGQQDEEGGQESSPCPVCEASLPNMHTACGQCKTTLPICIATGQHVVRDDVAACPECDFPALKAEFMKILETTSNQCAMCGEEIDAGRLVDIDDIQPYINTGT; this is translated from the exons ATGAGCAGCGAAAAG GTGCTATTTCGGCATGAGGAGCCACACGGTCAGGGCGATGTGTACTTCTTGTGGCAAACGGGCGCCTCGGGCCAGCTTCTGGCCAGCACGGGTAGTGATGGAACGGTTGCGATCTACAACCGGCAAGGCCAACTACAAGAACGAATCGTTCTGCAAGG gCTATGCGCTGGTTTTGCCTGGGACCGAGACGGTGATGTGCTAGCGATGATTACCGCTAACTCGCCTCAGCTCATAATTTGGGATTCAAACGCTCAGCGTAAGCAAACTATCGACATTGGACTGCGCGACCTGCCGAGTTGCATTATCTGGTCGAAGAAGATCGCTTTGCTCGCAGTCGGCACCTCGCGGGGTAATCTGTCGATTTACAATCATATTACCACCAAGCGAATTCCGATTCTCGGCAAGCACACGAAGCGCATCACCTGCGGCGCTTGGTCCACCGAAAACGTCTTAGCGCTCGGTAGCGACGACAAGTACCTGACGCTCAGCAACGAGGAGGGCGATACTTTGCGCTCGGTGCAGCTGCGCGATTGTCCCAGCGACATGCACTTTGCCGAGATGAAAACGGACGAGCGAGTACCGGGCGAGAACACGATAAGCATGATACTCGGCCGCAGGACACTGTTCTTGTATCAtttgccggaaccggactCACCGACCGAGCTGGGCTTCCAGTTGCGCTACGGTTCGCTGTTGCAGCACAAGTGGTTCGCCGATGGGTACATTTTGCTTGGCTTCAGTCAGGGCCACGTTGTGGCCATTTCAACACACCCGCGAGAAGTTGGACAGGAGCTGTGGCAGGTGAAAAATCATCGCGATTCACTGAACAGTATAGCGGTGTGCAAGGAGCTGGAACTGATCGCTTCCTGTGGAGATAACAA TGTGAAAGTACATTCCATGAGCAATCTACAGGAAACGGTGAAAATCCTTACTCTGCCCGATCAACCCGCCTTGAAGCACGTTGAATGGAGCGCCGACGGCCAGCTGCTCGGCGTTACCACCTCCCAGGGCGCAATTTGCGTGTTTGTCACCAAACTACACTCACTGTTTGCGATCGCCCCGCCGAGAATCGCGCTGCTGTCGAGTTTGGCGGAGATCGCCATCCACCATTATGCTCCCGATCGGACCAAAGCTCCTCCGGTGCTAGTGACGCTTGAGATTGAGCCGTCATTCCTTGCGATTGGCCCATACCATATGGCGTGCGGGATGAACAATCACGCTTGGTTCTACGATTTGGGACGCTCGATCGGTGATAACCCATTGCTGCTCGGCGATCGGGAGTACATGTCGGAAATCAAACAGGTGGCGTTATGCTCCGAGTATTGCGCTGTGCTCTGTGGTGGACAAATTATGCTGCATCCG GTTGAGGCTACGAACGAATTGACGCAAAACAGAGAACCCAAAATATTCCCCGACGAAGTGCGCGGAATGGCAGAGTCCGTTATTACGTGTCTCGGGTTGACGAACGAATTCCTGTGCTTCGCGACCGAT CTTGGCAGTGTAGTTTACTTCTCGCTGGAAAGCTGGTCAACGGTGGTTCAGTTTCGACATCCGGTCGGAGTGCGAGCCATCTATCCGGATGTGGACGGAACGCGCCTTATTTTTATCGATGATCACAGCCACGGTTATCTGTTCGTTCCGGCTAGCGAAGAAACGCTGCGCATACCGGAATTTCCGAAACACTGCAACGGTGTGCTGTGGGACTGTTCTCAGTCTCACATTTTCGTAGCATTCGATCACAACTCCTGCACGACCTATACCTTTGTGCGCGTTTCTGTGCGTGGTAAGTTTGTCGAATGCGTCGGAACGACTAGCTTGATCAGCGACCAAAGACCTCTGCTGCTGTACGACGGAGACCTGTGTTTGCATGGTAGCGCCGGAAAGCTCACGTCCATCCTGCTCGATACGCACGCCAACAAACCTGGGCGTGATGTAAAGGAACAGTTGCGCACGGCAAAGATGCTGCGCAAATACGCGGACGCCTGGGAATTATGCAAGCtgctgaacgacgacgatgagtgGAAGCAACTTGGGATGATGGCAATTGCTGATCTGAACGTATCCTTCG CTACCAGAGTGTTTAGAAACATCGGTGACGTGGCGATGGTTTACGCGCTCGAGGACATTTGCCAGATCGAGGATCTCAACACTTTAGCTGGATTTTGTGCCGTGCTACTGGATCAAATTGACGAAGCGAAGGCTCTGTTCGCCAAAAGTGGCAACCCATCGGAAGCACTCGAGCTGTGCCGCGATCTGCTGCAATGGGAGCAAGCAATGGCACTTGCTACCACACTCGCACCGGACCAACTTCCCTTTTTGGCCCGTGAATACGGGGCGCAACTAGAGTTCAC CGGAAGCCATGCCGAGGCATTGATGAATTTTGAGCGAGGATTAAAAAATGGTGACCCCTTGGTTGATGGTTCGCTGAACGCTAAACCGACCAGTGCGAAGCAATCttcgcaacagcaacagcaccagcagcatctgAAGCTCTGTAAGGCGGGTATAGCGAGAACGAGCATAAAGTGTGATGACGTTCGCCGTGGACTTCAGTTGGCGTTCGAGTTGAACGACAAGCAGTTGTACAACGAGTGTGGCGAAGCGATGCTGACCGGTGGCCATCTGGGCGAGGCGGCCACGATGCTGGAGAAGGGCGAAAATTGGGACAAAGCGGCCGAGCTGTTTATTCAACTGAAGCAGTGGAAGCAGGTGGAAAACATTCTCCCAAAGGTTACCAGTTTGAAGCTACATGCGACGTACGCTCGGGCGAAGGAAGTGGAAGGTCACTATGCCGAGGCGATCAGTAGCTACCAGCTGGCCGGAGATCTTGACAGTGTTGTGCGTATCTACCTCGATCATCTATCCGATCCGCACGCAGCGTCGGAGATTTTGCTCGAAACACGGTCAATCGAAGGGTCGAAGCTGCTGGCCAAATACTTTGAGCAACACGGCGACTACGAGTCCGCCATTCAGTTTCTCGCGCTGTGCGGATGTATCACGGAAGCGTTTACGATAGCGCAGAAGCAGAACAAGATACGCTACTACGGGGAGGTGCTAGAGCAGAGCTCGTGTGCTAAGGCGCCCgattttctgctgctggccggatACTTTGAGGGAGAAAAATACACACTGTTGGCGGGCAAGTACTACTTTCTCGGCAAGGAATTCTCGCGAGCCCTCAAGTTGCTCCTCAAGGCGGCCTCCGTgggaagcgaagaaaacgcAGCACTGTCACTGGCGATTGACTGTGTCGCGTCAGCCGGTGATGAAAAGCTGTCCAATCAGCTGATCGAGTTTCTGCTCGGCGAGTCGGACGGTGTGCCTAAGGACCCAAAGTTGCTGTTCCGCCTGTACATGGCTAAGCGGCAGTTTAAGGAGGCAGCAAAGGCGGCAATGATCATCGCTAATCAGGAACAGATCGCCGGCAACTATCGCAGCGCGCACGATCTGCTGTTCTCGATGTACCAGGAGCTAAGGCGCAACAATCTGGCCATCAGCACGGACATGAGGAACACTCTTTCGCTGCTGCATCGCTACACGCTCGTCCGAATTCACGTGAAACGAGGCAACCACCTCTTGGCGGCCAAACTGCTGCTTCAGGTGGCGAAAAGCATTTCACAATTTCCCTCAC ATGTTGTTCCGATTCTCACCTCCACCGTCATCGAGTGCCACCGGACGGGACTGCGGAAGTCGGCGTTCGAGTACGCGGTGATGCTGATGCGATCCGAGTTTCGTGGTCAAATTGATAGTAAGTACGCGAAGAAGATTGAGTCAATCGTACGGAAAGCAcctcggggtcagcaggatGAAGAAGGTGGCCAAGAATCGAgcccgtgtcccgtgtgcGAAGCTTCGCTGCCCAACATGCATACCGCCTGCGGACAGTGTAAAACGACGTTGCCGATATGCATTGCTACG GGTCAGCATGTTGTCCGTGACGATGTAGCCGCCTGTCCGGAGTGCGATTTTCCTGCCCTTAAAGCGGAGTTTATGAA GATTCTGGAAACGACCAGCAACCAATGTGCGATGTGTGGCGAAGAGATAGACGCTGGCCGGTTGGTTGATATCGATGACATTCAACCGTACATTAACACTGGAACCTAA